A genomic segment from Castor canadensis chromosome 1, mCasCan1.hap1v2, whole genome shotgun sequence encodes:
- the Smlr1 gene encoding small leucine-rich protein 1: MVPAGSMQLAMTPVLSVFLRELPGAFLIFGVFLPVTLLLLLLIAYFRIKLIEDNEELSQIPDRQFRRKDGSSLYLRKK, encoded by the exons ATGGTCCCAGCCGGATCCATGCAGTTGGCAATGACCCCTGTGCTGTCAGTCTTCTTGAGAGAGCTCCCTGGTGCCTTCCTGATCTTCGGGGTCTTCCTGCCTGTGACTTTGCTGCTGCTCCTCTTGATTGCCTACTTCAGGATCAAACTGATAGAGG ataATGAAGAACTATCTCAGATTCCTGATCGGCAATTCAGACGCAAGGATGGCTCCTCCCTGTAcctgagaaagaaatga